Below is a genomic region from Nitrospinota bacterium.
ATGACGCGCAGGTGACTGCGGTCGCGTTTGCCCTCTGTTTTAGGTAGTTCGGAAGGTTTGCCGCCCGACTTCACAGACATCAGTTTTGCCACAGGTTTTTCCGGCTGGGCCACCATGGTCTGGTCGGCCAGATTCATATCTTTGGGAATGCTTTCTTCCCAGACCTGCCCGTTCTTCATTTTAGGATCATAGATGGCCCACACGGTTTCAAAAGGAATCGCGCATTGATGCGGTCTGCCGTTGAAGGCCAGCGAAGCGTAAATACCTTCTTCTGTAATTTCAATCGGCTTCTTGAAACTCAGGTTAAAGATCAGGTTCAGGGACGAGTTGTCTTTATGGCTCGCCGGGACATCCACTTCAGGAAGTCGGGCATCAAGACACACCATCGCATCGCCTTCTTCAAGAAGGTATAACAGAAAATCATACTTCTTCTTGTTCAATGTATCCATGAACTTAAAATACCACAAAAATTCAATAGGTTAAAGAAATAGAAAGGGAACGGTGCATATTTGGGGGAAACCTGACTATTCCAGAAAGGTTGGGAGCATGCATCATAAGGGCGTTAACTTATAGAAAATAGGGGTTTCAGGCCCTACTTGCCAGTCAAGGGAGGGAATGCTACCATGCGCCTCGTTTCCATAGAATTACGGGTTTTTAATTATTTGTTAAACAGGGGGGTGTATGGCCGTTAAGGGATTCAGATGGTTTTTTGCCACGTGGACATTCGTCAGTGTTTTGACCGGCATTTGCAATGCCGAAGGGTTTAAAACCGTTGAAGTGTGGAAGAACCTTTTCACCGTTGTGGATGGTGAGGGGGTGGACTCGAACACAACCTTTCTCGTTACCCGTGACGGGGTGATTGTGGTGGATACCCGGGTGACCCCGGGTGAAGCGGAAAAGGTATTGGCAGAAATTCGCAAGCAGACAGACCTTCCCATCCTTTACACCATCAACACGCATTATCACGGCGACCACACTTTTGGTAACCAGGTTTTTAAAAAGTTTGGTGCCATCATCGCCCATGAGAGTGTTCGTAAAAACCTGTTTGGTGATTCCGGCAAAGACCATTTGGAGGCTTTCAGGTCCCGGAGCATTCCCGGATTGGATGAGATAGACATCACTCCGCCGAATATGGTTTTTAAAGACGAGATGAATTTGTATGTGGGTGGATACAGTTTAAGGTTGCTCCACGTGCGGGGGCACACCGATGGAGATGTTTTCATCTATATAGACCAGTTGAAAACCCTGATCACTGGCGACCTGGTCACGACCGGAAGAATTCCTCACATGGGGGATGCGTATCTGGCAGAGTGGCTTTCAGCGATGAATCTGCTGGGAGACATTGACGCGGAAATTTACATCCCCGGTCATGGTCAGCCCGGTGGCAAGCCGGTGCTTATAGCGATGAAGCATTACCTGCTCAAACTTAAAGGAATGGTGCTAAAAAATTTGAAAGAGGGCAAGTCCCTTAAAGAAACCCAGGATGCGATCCGTCCGGTTTTAATGGAACAGTATAGAGGCTGGAAAAAACTCGAATGGATTGACGCGAATATACGCCGCGCCTATCTGGAATACAGTCTCAAACGTGAGGGTAACGAGTTATAGTTTTTATTGAACGGCTGGAAGTTGGTCAGCTGGATTTTGTGATCGCTTTTTTCCCTTCCAGAATATTTTTAAGGTGCTTGCTGAACCCCAGCATGAAAAGGGTTGCCCCGATCATTTCTGAACCTTCCTCGATGCCGATAAGTATGCGACCGTAATCCACTCCCAACGGATCAACAATATTTTTAGCCAGGCCTTCGAGCAGGAGGACCGAGATCCAGAACATCAAGGCCACAAACATCGTGACGATGATTGCCGGTGAGTAGAGGAATTTTTTTAAAAAGAACCGGCTGAGAAAAACCACCACAACCAAAGCGACAGGACCATAAAACCACAACCACTCGTGGATGAAATGGAAAGTCGTTGAATCGGGAATAATATTCTGGCTCCAGAAAATCAGGTTTTCGTGGATAGCGATACAATCATCCAGCCCAATAAAAAAATAAACACTGGCGACCAGATACCAGGGCAGTTTATCTTTCCAGTCGGCATTTGAACCGCAGTCGGCCCATGCGGTCATCATTACAACAAGCCCCAGAATATAGAGTTGAATGACAGAAAACTGGGTGCCGTATCCCTGCTCGGCGTTCAGGTTCCAGAGAAACTCAAGGGGATAAGCGAACCACATTATTTGCAGTCCGATTTCGATGGTAAACAATAAAACAAAAAAATAAGTTCTATCGGGTTGGCTGGTGAGCAGTTTTTCCAGTTTTGCCAGTTGACGGTCACGAAACGGGGTATTTAATACTCCGCGCAGGAAAAACAAAATTAATAGCAGGGCGAGAGGGTTGTTCAGCTTTTTCCCGGGCAAGGGAAAAGGAAGTTCAAAGTGGCCGTTAATGAAAAGCAACAAAAGGATAACGAGGTCCACCCTTATTATCCATTGAATCCAATAATCCAGTTTGAATTTTGTCGATTCAGTGAGAGGCAAGAAAATAGTCCGGGCTAAGGGCGTCAGGGTTTTCCTATTAGTTGATAGGGTTCAAAAGACGCGTTCATCTCTAAAATAATTTTTTGATCAGGATAATGTTTCAACCAGTCTGAACTGTGCTCTTTTTTCATAATTATCAAAGCATCAGGGCCGGGTGCTTCGTTGTTAACATCCGTTACTGGCAAGTCCAGATAGTATAGTAGATCTTCTCTTGCTTTAATACGGCTGAAAAGAGGCCGACCGTTCGAGAGCTTTTTGATTTCTTCCGAAAAAGGCCTAAACGAACTATATTCATTAACAACTCTTGCCGCAGGTCCGTGAACCGTGAGATACAGAAGAAGAGCCCACCCTGCTAACAGTCCTGTAAGGTTTATTCCCGATTTTTTATAAAGAGCCTCTCTAAGATATTTCGAAAAAATTAACATACCCAGCGCACCTGCCGCAAGGAAAAGAGCAGCAGGCCGATGTTTGTGATAAAGCTGCTGGGCCATCCAGCGATCCCGTGAATTTATAAAAGCCGAATAGGAATCTAAATTCAATTCGGGAAGAAGGGTTCCAAAAACCAGCAACAGTGCAAGTATCAACATTATTCCCATTATGATCCAGGTGGGGATGAGCATGCTGAATTTGATTCCAGAATTCGCGGCACCAAATTGCGAAAAGAAAATGGCGAGAATAATTGCGCCCATGGGGTAAAGTGGCAGGAGATAGTCTCCCCTTTTGCCTGGAAACATAGAAAGAAATATAAATAGTGTTGCCAATGCTATGGCGCAAAATTTCCAGGGGACATTATGGCGCAGGTCTTTTATTCCATACCAGATCGCGAAAGGGAGGAACAAGCTCCATGGAGCCATGCCGCCAAATATTTGCGGCAAGTAATAAAAAAAAGGTTTGCGGTGAACTTGTATACTGGTATTTCCCGTAATCCTTCCAAGGGTTTCCTGTTGAATCATGGTGGCAAACTCTTTTCCTCCGTCGATCAGCCCAAATACCAGCCAGAGACCTGCCATTGATAACGGTAATAGGAAAAGATGCAGCCATGGAACATCAAATTTAACAGCCCGGCTGAAAAAAAATATCGCGAACAAGGGAAACAGCAGCCCTAATGGACCTTTCGTTAATACAGCCAGGCCAATTGCTATGCCAGCCAGCCATTTGAGAGACGTCCTTTGTTTCTCAATACGTGCCAGTTCCCACATTGCAACAAAAGCCAGGGTGATGAAAAAAGTAAAGAGCATATCGATTCGGGCGTGGCTCCCCAGATAAGCAAACCTCCAACAAGAGGCTATGATTAACCCCGCAATGCATCCGATAACCGGGGTGAACTGGCGCATGCCTAAATATGCGGTGAGGAAAACTGTGCCCGCGCCTGCTATAACTGAAGGGATACGCAGGGAGACTTCATCCACACCACCAAGAATTTTTGAGGATAGAAGACCCGACCAGTAGAACAATGGAGGTTTGGTGCGTAACTGTTCCGGGTTAATTTGGGGCAGCCAGGGATTTCCACCGCGCATCATGTTAACAACGGGAACTCCTTCGCGCGCTTCCCTTTTGGAAAGGTCTGAATGAAAAATCGACCAGGAAAATAGAAACGTTGCCAATAGCACAGGTCCCATCAGCAGGAACAGTTTCAATGTTCCACGATTTAGATTTTGCATGGGTTCGGGAAGTGAGGTGTCACTGTGTTTGTGGAGCAACGAATTCTTGGTTCAACGA
It encodes:
- a CDS encoding MBL fold metallo-hydrolase; translation: MAVKGFRWFFATWTFVSVLTGICNAEGFKTVEVWKNLFTVVDGEGVDSNTTFLVTRDGVIVVDTRVTPGEAEKVLAEIRKQTDLPILYTINTHYHGDHTFGNQVFKKFGAIIAHESVRKNLFGDSGKDHLEAFRSRSIPGLDEIDITPPNMVFKDEMNLYVGGYSLRLLHVRGHTDGDVFIYIDQLKTLITGDLVTTGRIPHMGDAYLAEWLSAMNLLGDIDAEIYIPGHGQPGGKPVLIAMKHYLLKLKGMVLKNLKEGKSLKETQDAIRPVLMEQYRGWKKLEWIDANIRRAYLEYSLKREGNEL
- a CDS encoding phospholipid carrier-dependent glycosyltransferase, translated to MQNLNRGTLKLFLLMGPVLLATFLFSWSIFHSDLSKREAREGVPVVNMMRGGNPWLPQINPEQLRTKPPLFYWSGLLSSKILGGVDEVSLRIPSVIAGAGTVFLTAYLGMRQFTPVIGCIAGLIIASCWRFAYLGSHARIDMLFTFFITLAFVAMWELARIEKQRTSLKWLAGIAIGLAVLTKGPLGLLFPLFAIFFFSRAVKFDVPWLHLFLLPLSMAGLWLVFGLIDGGKEFATMIQQETLGRITGNTSIQVHRKPFFYYLPQIFGGMAPWSLFLPFAIWYGIKDLRHNVPWKFCAIALATLFIFLSMFPGKRGDYLLPLYPMGAIILAIFFSQFGAANSGIKFSMLIPTWIIMGIMLILALLLVFGTLLPELNLDSYSAFINSRDRWMAQQLYHKHRPAALFLAAGALGMLIFSKYLREALYKKSGINLTGLLAGWALLLYLTVHGPAARVVNEYSSFRPFSEEIKKLSNGRPLFSRIKAREDLLYYLDLPVTDVNNEAPGPDALIIMKKEHSSDWLKHYPDQKIILEMNASFEPYQLIGKP